From Roseburia hominis, the proteins below share one genomic window:
- a CDS encoding LytTR family DNA-binding domain-containing protein, which translates to MTHVLILEDDRTSLEALTRILTDYSSDICVHAAASYQEAKDLLDGDVRYGLFLLDVNLSGDNREDIGGIIFAREVREHFPYTFTPIVMVTAVGEMEMQAYRELHCYLYIMKPYRREQVEEVVKKVLDKEQQEKPPEVVVKKDGINYQVKCDDILYIEAVPRGICIHMKSENWNVPYVTLKQMMLRLPKEMFVQCHRMFAVNRREVEYYDLVNRIVKLKHCTDTVEIGVTYKAEIGRIISG; encoded by the coding sequence ATGACACACGTATTGATTCTTGAGGATGACAGGACGTCCCTTGAAGCTCTGACGAGGATTCTGACGGATTATTCTTCGGATATCTGCGTACATGCGGCCGCCTCCTACCAGGAAGCAAAAGACCTGTTGGATGGCGACGTCCGATATGGTCTTTTTCTGCTGGATGTGAATTTAAGCGGGGATAACAGGGAAGATATCGGGGGAATCATTTTCGCGAGAGAAGTAAGAGAGCATTTCCCCTACACCTTCACTCCGATCGTCATGGTAACGGCAGTGGGAGAGATGGAGATGCAGGCGTACAGAGAACTGCATTGTTATTTGTATATCATGAAGCCTTACCGGCGGGAGCAGGTGGAGGAGGTCGTGAAAAAGGTGCTGGACAAAGAACAGCAGGAGAAGCCGCCGGAGGTGGTGGTGAAAAAGGACGGGATCAATTATCAGGTCAAATGTGACGATATCCTGTACATCGAAGCGGTTCCCCGTGGGATATGTATCCACATGAAGTCGGAAAACTGGAATGTGCCTTATGTTACGCTGAAGCAGATGATGCTGAGGCTGCCGAAGGAAATGTTCGTGCAGTGTCATCGCATGTTCGCCGTGAACAGGCGGGAAGTGGAATATTATGATCTGGTGAACCGGATCGTGAAGCTGAAGCATTGTACGGATACCGTGGAGATCGGCGTGACCTATAAGGCTGAGATAGGGAGGATCATAAGTGGTTGA
- a CDS encoding ATP-binding protein: MVDWVRKFLYRIFCVIALLVSVYLVVDFLVSGTFDYRVFVMFLLMVVVIIWGIVDWRKNYILMQQKETELKMYQLYIHPLEELVKEIRAKQHEFDNHMNAILNMHLTVDTYEELVACQAAYITEAAKDDDSRQYLPLLKISDKVLAGFLYSKIVRSPSYIRTEVEVKNLEIISGISEHHLIEIVGALVDNAYEACTEELNRVIMEIDSENDRLIFVIKNRMRNVKLEDIGRFFQRGYSTKAGDGSRGLGLYRARQLAERYGGEITVSTDYIDSRNYICFKIVV, from the coding sequence GTGGTTGATTGGGTGAGAAAGTTTTTATACCGTATCTTTTGTGTGATCGCACTTTTGGTATCTGTTTATCTGGTCGTGGATTTTCTTGTGAGCGGTACCTTTGATTACCGGGTGTTCGTCATGTTCCTTCTGATGGTTGTCGTGATCATCTGGGGGATTGTGGACTGGCGCAAAAATTATATCCTGATGCAGCAAAAGGAAACAGAGCTTAAGATGTATCAGCTTTACATTCACCCGCTGGAAGAACTGGTGAAGGAGATACGGGCAAAACAGCATGAATTTGATAATCACATGAACGCCATTTTGAATATGCATCTGACGGTAGACACCTATGAGGAGCTGGTGGCCTGCCAGGCGGCGTACATCACCGAGGCGGCAAAGGATGACGACAGCAGGCAGTATCTGCCGCTTCTTAAGATTAGCGATAAGGTTCTTGCGGGATTTCTTTACAGCAAGATCGTCCGGTCTCCTTCCTATATCAGGACCGAGGTGGAGGTAAAGAATCTGGAGATCATCTCGGGAATTTCCGAGCATCATCTGATCGAGATCGTGGGAGCGCTTGTGGATAATGCATATGAGGCGTGTACCGAGGAACTGAACCGGGTGATCATGGAAATCGATTCGGAAAATGACAGGCTGATCTTTGTGATCAAGAATCGTATGCGGAATGTAAAGCTGGAGGATATCGGGCGTTTTTTCCAGCGAGGGTATTCCACCAAAGCAGGGGATGGCTCCAGAGGTCTGGGGCTTTACCGGGCCAGACAGCTTGCAGAACGATACGGCGGTGAGATCACGGTCAGTACAGATTATATAGACAGCAGGAATTATATCTGTTTTAAGATAGTTGTATAG
- a CDS encoding DUF4364 family protein: MSETFTLYKLIILYMLDKVDFPMTNSQISEFILDKGYTSYFKLQQALSELTESELLREEVTHNRTLYHLTEDGAQSIHFFKNKISKSIQEDIDTFLKEKQYDLKNEVSVKADYYRNTAREYSVRCQVLENQEPLIDLTLSVPSENEAKSIMTNWQKKNQAIYAWLMSELL, encoded by the coding sequence ATGTCAGAGACATTCACACTTTATAAACTGATCATTTTGTATATGCTGGACAAGGTCGATTTTCCCATGACCAATTCCCAGATATCAGAATTCATACTGGACAAGGGCTATACCTCTTATTTCAAGCTGCAGCAGGCACTTTCGGAGCTGACTGAATCGGAGCTTCTGCGGGAGGAGGTCACTCATAACCGTACCCTCTACCACCTGACCGAGGACGGCGCCCAGTCCATCCATTTCTTTAAAAATAAGATCTCCAAATCCATTCAGGAGGACATCGACACCTTCCTGAAGGAGAAACAGTATGATCTGAAGAATGAAGTATCCGTAAAAGCCGACTATTACCGCAATACCGCGCGGGAATACTCGGTGCGCTGCCAGGTACTGGAGAATCAGGAACCGCTGATCGATCTGACTCTCTCGGTCCCCAGTGAGAACGAGGCCAAATCCATCATGACCAACTGGCAGAAAAAGAACCAGGCGATCTACGCCTGGCTTATGTCTGAACTACTCTAG
- a CDS encoding TIGR01212 family radical SAM protein (This family includes YhcC from E. coli K-12, an uncharacterized radical SAM protein.) → MEPMRWGEKRYYSLDYYLRRTYGEKLYKVSLNGGCTCPNRDGTLDTRGCIFCSAGGSGDFRASPALSVTRQFEEGKKLVGRKHTGTGYIAYFQAYTNTYAPVLRLRALFEEAIHLPEVRILSIATRPDCLSPEILDLLEELNQIKPVWIELGLQTIHPESAAFIRRGYELPVFDQAVKELTARGISVITHVILFLPGETCAQMLETIHHLNQLPIQGIKLQLLHILRGTDLADYYQMRPFFVPSMEEYFEVLGKCICGLRPDIVIHRLTGDGPKPLLLAPLWTGQKRLVLGSMQHYFKIHDIWQGKDYGGNYVRDIHTL, encoded by the coding sequence ATGGAACCGATGCGCTGGGGCGAAAAACGCTACTATTCGCTGGATTATTATCTCCGCAGGACCTACGGAGAAAAATTATATAAAGTCTCCCTAAATGGCGGCTGCACCTGCCCGAACCGGGACGGCACGCTGGATACCCGCGGCTGCATCTTCTGCAGTGCGGGTGGCTCCGGCGATTTTCGAGCCTCCCCTGCCCTCTCTGTGACCAGACAATTCGAGGAGGGGAAAAAGCTCGTGGGAAGGAAGCATACCGGTACCGGCTATATCGCTTATTTTCAGGCGTACACCAACACCTATGCGCCTGTCCTGCGGCTGCGGGCGTTATTTGAGGAGGCCATTCATCTTCCGGAGGTTCGCATTTTATCCATCGCCACCCGGCCCGACTGCTTAAGTCCCGAGATTCTGGACCTGCTGGAAGAGTTAAACCAAATCAAACCGGTCTGGATTGAGCTGGGACTACAGACGATCCACCCCGAAAGCGCGGCGTTTATCCGCCGGGGTTATGAACTTCCGGTATTTGACCAGGCTGTAAAAGAGCTTACCGCGCGCGGAATTTCCGTCATCACCCATGTCATTTTATTCCTTCCGGGTGAGACCTGCGCCCAGATGCTGGAGACAATCCACCACCTGAATCAATTACCGATCCAGGGAATTAAATTGCAGCTTCTTCATATACTAAGGGGAACCGACCTGGCAGATTACTACCAGATGCGGCCATTTTTCGTCCCATCCATGGAGGAATATTTTGAGGTTTTGGGGAAATGCATCTGTGGCCTGCGCCCCGACATCGTCATTCACCGGCTTACCGGGGACGGACCAAAGCCCCTGCTTCTTGCACCCCTTTGGACGGGGCAAAAGCGGCTGGTCCTTGGTTCCATGCAGCATTATTTTAAGATCCATGATATATGGCAAGGAAAGGATTACGGAGGAAATTATGTCAGAGACATTCACACTTTATAA
- a CDS encoding NADP-dependent malic enzyme: protein MDTYEKALEMHKEWNGKIETVAKAHVNSREDLAIAYTPGVAEPCKVIAKDKEAAYTYTMKANTIAVVSDGSAVLGLGNIGAHAAMPVMEGKAVLFKEFGGVNAVPICLDTQDTEEIIKTVVNIAPAFGGINLEDISAPRCFEIEARLKELLPIPVFHDDQHGTAIVVLAGIINALKVTGKQKEGCKVVVNGAGSAGVAITKLLLTYGFPNITMCDINGIISESSPNLNWMQKEMAKVTNLSGQTGTLADALAGADIFVGVSAPNIVTKEMVSSMNQDAILFAMANPVPEIMPDLAKEAGAKVVGTGRSDFPNQVNNVVAFPGIFKGALEGRATQITEEMKLACARAIAGLVPDEELNENNILPEAFDPRVADVVSAAVKALI, encoded by the coding sequence ATGGATACATACGAAAAAGCGTTAGAGATGCATAAAGAGTGGAACGGGAAGATTGAGACGGTCGCGAAAGCCCATGTGAATTCCCGCGAGGACCTGGCGATCGCCTATACTCCCGGTGTAGCTGAGCCCTGCAAGGTCATTGCCAAAGATAAAGAGGCCGCCTACACCTACACGATGAAGGCCAACACCATCGCGGTCGTATCCGATGGAAGCGCCGTGCTGGGACTTGGAAATATCGGTGCCCACGCTGCCATGCCGGTCATGGAGGGGAAAGCCGTATTATTCAAGGAATTCGGCGGCGTAAATGCCGTGCCGATCTGCCTTGATACACAGGATACCGAAGAGATCATAAAGACGGTGGTAAATATCGCCCCGGCCTTCGGCGGCATCAACCTGGAGGATATCTCTGCTCCCCGCTGTTTCGAGATTGAGGCCCGCTTAAAAGAGCTTCTTCCTATTCCCGTATTCCACGACGACCAGCATGGTACTGCCATCGTGGTGCTGGCGGGAATCATCAACGCTCTTAAGGTGACCGGAAAGCAGAAGGAAGGCTGCAAGGTAGTCGTGAACGGCGCGGGAAGTGCCGGCGTTGCCATCACCAAACTCCTTCTCACCTACGGATTTCCGAATATTACTATGTGCGACATTAACGGAATCATTTCCGAGAGCTCTCCGAACCTGAACTGGATGCAAAAAGAGATGGCGAAAGTCACCAACCTTTCCGGCCAGACGGGAACGCTTGCGGACGCCCTCGCCGGAGCGGACATCTTTGTCGGAGTCTCCGCACCGAATATCGTGACAAAGGAGATGGTCTCTTCCATGAATCAAGACGCCATTCTCTTCGCCATGGCCAACCCGGTGCCGGAGATCATGCCGGATCTTGCCAAGGAAGCCGGCGCTAAGGTCGTGGGAACCGGACGCTCTGATTTCCCCAACCAGGTAAACAATGTAGTCGCATTCCCCGGCATTTTCAAAGGAGCGCTTGAAGGACGCGCCACACAGATCACCGAGGAGATGAAGCTGGCTTGCGCCCGCGCGATCGCAGGACTGGTGCCCGACGAAGAGTTAAATGAGAACAACATTCTCCCCGAAGCCTTCGATCCGCGCGTTGCCGATGTGGTAAGCGCTGCCGTAAAGGCACTGATTTAA